Below is a genomic region from Calliopsis andreniformis isolate RMS-2024a unplaced genomic scaffold, iyCalAndr_principal scaffold0001, whole genome shotgun sequence.
AGTTAACCATAGTACGATATATAATAACTTTGTCACTTTAAATTTTATACTatgaaataataaattaaaattaatgtttctattattttaaactatattattatatttaaaaactgCGTATGAATTAAGCCTCCCTAATTTACAATATAAAACGTAATGCGTAATAATTTTAGAATAAAATTATCATATATGAGATCTATTTGCAaaggaatataaaaaaatagaagaatactGTATTCTTGAAAAAAGCAACATATTTATATTGGCCCTGAAGAAGGAAAGCTATTAGGTTTACTTATAAAAACCCATAAAATCAAAAGTATTGTTGAGATTGTCACGTTATACGGTTATTCGTCGATTTGCATGGCAAAAGCTCTACTGAAAGACGgtcatatatatacaacagaaaataatcctcaccactcaggaATAGCAAAAAAAATTTTAGTGTTTGTAATCTAAGCAATAAAATTACTCTAATAGAAGGTGATGCACTGGaaaaaattaatgaattatCAGCAAAGGCACCATTTGACATGATATTGATCGATGCTGACAAAAGTAGTTATCCTAAGTATTTAGATTGGGCAGAGTCGTATATTAAACAAGATGGGCTAATCGTTGCAGATAACACTCTATTATTTAATACAGTATTTCTAGAATCGCCTCCAAAAGAAGTATCAGAAAAATCATGGCATGCTATGACGgagtttaataataatttatcagACGAAAAGAAATATTTCTCTATATTGATTCCAAGTCATGAAGGGATGACTGTAGCTTTAAAGCTAACATaaattagaagtcaaggtcagCGTAATGTTTAGGAGGGGTAAAACCGGAAACTCTCTCTAATAACATCTCACGAAAAAAAGGCTTTGAATTGACAATGGAGTACCATTCTTTTAAAATTTTACTTTTCTCCCATGGAAAACTACTTACATAGTCCATTACGGAAATATGCGATGCTAAAGCAACATCAGTCAAAGAGAACTTATCAGTTGCAAGCCAAACGTTCTTGTTAATTAAATGTTCGATGTATTCCATATGGCAAGGCAAGTTATGCTGAGCTGCATGAAGAAATCTAGAGTCAGAGCTGCGGTTAGTAATTACCTTTTCATTCATAATATACTTAGTAACTTCATTGTAAATTTGTTGTCGAACCAATTGCTTAGAGCGCGTATTTTAGACTTAATAATAGTGAATGAACCAAGTAATTTGACGTCGCTATTGTAAGTCCCTTCTGTATATTCACAAATGGCATTACTATCCGCTATTACaaaattattatctattaatACTGGTACTTGCCCAGTTGGATTGATCTCCGTAAATTCATTCCGTTTTTCCCATGGATTTACATACACTAGACCGCAGCCTATTTTTGTCTCTTTTAGAAAGTGATAAAGATAGAGTGAAAAATTACTTGTCTCTGCAGAATTATTGCAGCTGTTTAGTGTCTAACGTTGTAAACAGGAAAAGCTCCAAATTCCGAATGGGACACGAAACCCTTGG
It encodes:
- the LOC143186430 gene encoding LOW QUALITY PROTEIN: catechol O-methyltransferase-like (The sequence of the model RefSeq protein was modified relative to this genomic sequence to represent the inferred CDS: inserted 1 base in 1 codon), with the translated sequence MQGKLLGLLIKTHKIKSIVEIVTLYGYSSICMAKALLKDGHIYTTENNPHHSGIXKKNFSVCNLSNKITLIEGDALEKINELSAKAPFDMILIDADKSSYPKYLDWAESYIKQDGLIVADNTLLFNTVFLESPPKEVSEKSWHAMTEFNNNLSDEKKYFSILIPSHEGMTVALKLT